The proteins below come from a single Necator americanus strain Aroian chromosome V, whole genome shotgun sequence genomic window:
- a CDS encoding hypothetical protein (NECATOR_CHRV.G17522.T1), whose amino-acid sequence MPSSRQPLKYLIYYPFSVLSVAKAYILIISSLTVFVWQWKHHPDNIGIVLFVIPIFNLLGCAAASISLWFMVQKFYWKKVEMAFNLTGLTLTFLCTIVLLVAHIGDDSIRNYVLVNHVFETITWSFCLFWCSVFTSNNVSDLFINEWGMATEDIEIEALEGHF is encoded by the exons ATGCCGTCCAGTCGTCAACCATTGAAgtatcttatttattatccATTTTCTGTGCTATCAGTGGCTAAAGCGTATATTTTA ATTATTAGCAGTTTAACGGTATTTGTATGGCAATGGAAGCATCATCCAGACAATATTGGTATCGTGCTCTTTGTTATTCCCATATTTAATCTATTGGGTTGTGCAGCTGCATCGATCTCGCTTTGGTTTATGGTACAGaaattttattggaaaaaagtg GAAATGGCCTTCAACCTTACTGGTCTTACGCTTACGTTCTTGTGTACAATTGTACTATTAGTAGCTCATATCGGTGATGATTCAATTCGTAACTATGTTTTG gtgaACCATGTGTTTGAAACAATCACCTGGTCGTTCTGCTTATTCTGGTGCTCCGTATtcacttcgaataatgtttcagaTCTTTTTATTAATGAATGGGGTATGGCCACTGAAGATATAGAGATAGAAGCTCTTGAAGGACATTTCTAA
- a CDS encoding hypothetical protein (NECATOR_CHRV.G17523.T3), with protein sequence MLSTNNSQRLDPMAESTKNVSAEGTSPRAATTAHSESSIAEKNKIDPWIASQHYYHGYLPREDIPSILTKHGDFLVRSTETFYTTKSNEVRRKISPIICVMFDPDDSYTKATESERLEMIRNLMIHVKSGKTYVDPKHKFESVADMFEHHQKNTFTVNDKELILTRGIGLTNWEFQHKNVKVGKSIGRGQYGEIKTDAEISKEIIKEVMKEARLMRGLRHPNVVKLYGVGVLERPLYILLEYVAGGSLKTYLKKNKQSISIDERVQMALGAAWGIDYLHKAKILHRDIAARNCLYDHDSAVKISDFGLSRNGVVYKMKSAKKMPVRWMAPESITTYNFSQKSDVYSFGVLVYEIFSAQDPYGEVAAAVARKKIIEGETNNFPKETPKEVVDFVKEKMWHKEPDKRADMEKIVDWLEQYSGLAANQKDNVDFSTPKDPKLKSTNKSMVKTSLSNEKHRAFASLRRKNKNYERPKKTEVSQDADETRTRATVTSSRINVNK encoded by the exons ATGCTGTCTACGAATAACTCCCAAAG ACTCGACCCGATGGCGGAAAGCACCAAAAACGTCTCCGCTGAAGGGACCTCACCACGTGCAGCCACTACAGCACATTCAGAATCATCAATAGCAGAGAAG aataaaatagacCCATGGATTGCTTCGCAGCACTATTATCATGGATATCTACCACGTGAAGACATCCCGTCGATATTGACAAAACATGGAGATTTTTTAGTGCGATCGACTgag ACATTTTACACTACAAAGTCAAACGAAGTGCGACGGAAGATCTCCCCAATAATTTGTGTAATGTTCGATCCAGATGATTCGTACACGAAAGCGACAGAGTCCGAACGACTTGAAATG ATTCGAAACCTCATGATTCATGTGAAATCGGGCAAAACGTACGTTGATCCAAAGCATAAGTTTGAATCTGTTGCCGATATGTTTGAACATCATCAGAAGAACACTTTCACTGTTAACGATAAG GAATTAATACTGACTCGTGGTATCGGTTTAACGAATTGGGAATTTCAACACAAGAATgtaaaagttggaaaaagcATCGGAAGAGGACAATATGGAGAG ATCAAAACGGACGCTGAAATTTCGAAAGAGATAATAAAAGAAGTGATGAAAGAAGCTAGGCTTATGCGGGGTCTTCGTCATCCAAATGTGGTAAAACTTTATGGAGTAGGAGTGCTTGAACGTCCCCTTTATATACTTCTAGAATACGTTGCTG GAGGATCTCTAAAAACTtatctgaagaaaaacaagcaatCAATCAGCATAGATGAAAGGGTTCAAATGGCTCTTGGAGCAGCATGGGGGATAGATTACTTACACAAGGCGAAGATACTGCACAGAGATATAGCTGCCAGAAATTGTCTCTATGATCACGACTCTGCG GTGAAAATATCCGACTTCGGGCTTTCACGTAATGGCGTCGTTTACAAAATGAAGTCCGCAAAGAAAATGCCTGTCCGCTGGATGGCTCCCGAGAGCATAACAACGTACAATTTCTCTCAAAAGAGCGACGTGTACTCGTTCGGA GTACTTGTTTACGAGATATTTTCTGCTCAGGACCCATACGGAGAAGTTGCAGCTGCAGTGGCCCGGAAAAAG ATCATTGAAGGCGAAACGAACAATTTTCCTAAGGAGACGCCTAAGGAGGTGGTTGATTTTGTGAAGGAGAAAATGTGGCATAAAGAACCTGATAAGAGAGCGGACATGGAGAAA ATCGTCGATTGGCTCGAACAATATTCTGGTCTTGCTGCAAATCAAAAAGATAATGTTGATTTTAGCACTCCCAAG GACCCGAAACTGAAATCGACTAATAAGTCTATGGTAAAAACTTCTCTCTCAAACGAAAAACATCGTGCGTTTGCAAGTTTgcgaagaaagaataaaaactacGAACGACCAAAAAAGACGGAAGTTTCTCAAGACGCTGACGAAACGCGTACGAGA GCTACAGTGACGTCATCAAGAATAaatgtgaacaaataa
- a CDS encoding hypothetical protein (NECATOR_CHRV.G17523.T2), translating into MLSTNNSQRLDPMAESTKNVSAEGTSPRAATTAHSESSIAEKNKIDPWIASQHYYHGYLPREDIPSILTKHGDFLVRSTETFYTTKSNEVRRKISPIICVMFDPDDSYTKATESERLEMIRNLMIHVKSGKTYVDPKHKFESVADMFEHHQKNTFTVNDKELILTRGIGLTNWEFQHKNVKVGKSIGRGQYGEVKRAKLTLKNGNVVNAAVKSIKTDAEISKEIIKEVMKEARLMRGLRHPNVVKLYGVGVLERPLYILLEYVAGGSLKTYLKKNKQSISIDERVQMALGAAWGIDYLHKAKILHRDIAARNCLYDHDSAVKISDFGLSRNGVVYKMKSAKKMPVRWMAPESITTYNFSQKSDVYSFGVLVYEIFSAQDPYGEVAAAVARKKIIEGETNNFPKETPKEVVDFVKEKMWHKEPDKRADMEKIVDWLEQYSGLAANQKDNVDFSTPKDPKLKSTNKSMVKTSLSNEKHRAFASLRRKNKNYERPKKTEVSQDADETRTRATVTSSRINVNK; encoded by the exons ATGCTGTCTACGAATAACTCCCAAAG ACTCGACCCGATGGCGGAAAGCACCAAAAACGTCTCCGCTGAAGGGACCTCACCACGTGCAGCCACTACAGCACATTCAGAATCATCAATAGCAGAGAAG aataaaatagacCCATGGATTGCTTCGCAGCACTATTATCATGGATATCTACCACGTGAAGACATCCCGTCGATATTGACAAAACATGGAGATTTTTTAGTGCGATCGACTgag ACATTTTACACTACAAAGTCAAACGAAGTGCGACGGAAGATCTCCCCAATAATTTGTGTAATGTTCGATCCAGATGATTCGTACACGAAAGCGACAGAGTCCGAACGACTTGAAATG ATTCGAAACCTCATGATTCATGTGAAATCGGGCAAAACGTACGTTGATCCAAAGCATAAGTTTGAATCTGTTGCCGATATGTTTGAACATCATCAGAAGAACACTTTCACTGTTAACGATAAG GAATTAATACTGACTCGTGGTATCGGTTTAACGAATTGGGAATTTCAACACAAGAATgtaaaagttggaaaaagcATCGGAAGAGGACAATATGGAGAGGTGAAGAGAGCAAAACTTACACTAAAAAACGGAAATGTCGTTAATGCTGCAGTCAAATCG ATCAAAACGGACGCTGAAATTTCGAAAGAGATAATAAAAGAAGTGATGAAAGAAGCTAGGCTTATGCGGGGTCTTCGTCATCCAAATGTGGTAAAACTTTATGGAGTAGGAGTGCTTGAACGTCCCCTTTATATACTTCTAGAATACGTTGCTG GAGGATCTCTAAAAACTtatctgaagaaaaacaagcaatCAATCAGCATAGATGAAAGGGTTCAAATGGCTCTTGGAGCAGCATGGGGGATAGATTACTTACACAAGGCGAAGATACTGCACAGAGATATAGCTGCCAGAAATTGTCTCTATGATCACGACTCTGCG GTGAAAATATCCGACTTCGGGCTTTCACGTAATGGCGTCGTTTACAAAATGAAGTCCGCAAAGAAAATGCCTGTCCGCTGGATGGCTCCCGAGAGCATAACAACGTACAATTTCTCTCAAAAGAGCGACGTGTACTCGTTCGGA GTACTTGTTTACGAGATATTTTCTGCTCAGGACCCATACGGAGAAGTTGCAGCTGCAGTGGCCCGGAAAAAG ATCATTGAAGGCGAAACGAACAATTTTCCTAAGGAGACGCCTAAGGAGGTGGTTGATTTTGTGAAGGAGAAAATGTGGCATAAAGAACCTGATAAGAGAGCGGACATGGAGAAA ATCGTCGATTGGCTCGAACAATATTCTGGTCTTGCTGCAAATCAAAAAGATAATGTTGATTTTAGCACTCCCAAG GACCCGAAACTGAAATCGACTAATAAGTCTATGGTAAAAACTTCTCTCTCAAACGAAAAACATCGTGCGTTTGCAAGTTTgcgaagaaagaataaaaactacGAACGACCAAAAAAGACGGAAGTTTCTCAAGACGCTGACGAAACGCGTACGAGA GCTACAGTGACGTCATCAAGAATAaatgtgaacaaataa
- a CDS encoding hypothetical protein (NECATOR_CHRV.G17523.T1), with protein sequence MLSTNNSQRLDPMAESTKNVSAEGTSPRAATTAHSESSIAEKNKIDPWIASQHYYHGYLPREDIPSILTKHGDFLVRSTETFYTTKSNEVRRKISPIICVMFDPDDSYTKATESERLEMIRNLMIHVKSGKTYVDPKHKFESVADMFEHHQKNTFTVNDKELILTRGIGLTNWEFQHKNVKVGKSIGRGQYGEVKRAKLTLKNGNVVNAAVKSIKTDAEISKEIIKEVMKEARLMRGLRHPNVVKLYGVGVLERPLYILLEYVAGGSLKTYLKKNKQSISIDERVQMALGAAWGIDYLHKAKILHRDIAARNCLYDHDSAVKISDFGLSRNGVVYKMKSAKKMPVRWMAPESITTYNFSQKSDVYSFGVLVYEIFSAQDPYGEVAAAVARKKIIEGETNNFPKETPKEVVDFVKEKMWHKEPDKRADMEKIVDWLEQYSGLAANQKDNVDFSTPKDPKLKSTNKSMVKTSLSNEKHRAFASLRRKNKNYERPKKTEVSQDADETRTRATVTFKNQKLTQKLLNIVFIGVLFLFNTRLDEANNTQADGTNLII encoded by the exons ATGCTGTCTACGAATAACTCCCAAAG ACTCGACCCGATGGCGGAAAGCACCAAAAACGTCTCCGCTGAAGGGACCTCACCACGTGCAGCCACTACAGCACATTCAGAATCATCAATAGCAGAGAAG aataaaatagacCCATGGATTGCTTCGCAGCACTATTATCATGGATATCTACCACGTGAAGACATCCCGTCGATATTGACAAAACATGGAGATTTTTTAGTGCGATCGACTgag ACATTTTACACTACAAAGTCAAACGAAGTGCGACGGAAGATCTCCCCAATAATTTGTGTAATGTTCGATCCAGATGATTCGTACACGAAAGCGACAGAGTCCGAACGACTTGAAATG ATTCGAAACCTCATGATTCATGTGAAATCGGGCAAAACGTACGTTGATCCAAAGCATAAGTTTGAATCTGTTGCCGATATGTTTGAACATCATCAGAAGAACACTTTCACTGTTAACGATAAG GAATTAATACTGACTCGTGGTATCGGTTTAACGAATTGGGAATTTCAACACAAGAATgtaaaagttggaaaaagcATCGGAAGAGGACAATATGGAGAGGTGAAGAGAGCAAAACTTACACTAAAAAACGGAAATGTCGTTAATGCTGCAGTCAAATCG ATCAAAACGGACGCTGAAATTTCGAAAGAGATAATAAAAGAAGTGATGAAAGAAGCTAGGCTTATGCGGGGTCTTCGTCATCCAAATGTGGTAAAACTTTATGGAGTAGGAGTGCTTGAACGTCCCCTTTATATACTTCTAGAATACGTTGCTG GAGGATCTCTAAAAACTtatctgaagaaaaacaagcaatCAATCAGCATAGATGAAAGGGTTCAAATGGCTCTTGGAGCAGCATGGGGGATAGATTACTTACACAAGGCGAAGATACTGCACAGAGATATAGCTGCCAGAAATTGTCTCTATGATCACGACTCTGCG GTGAAAATATCCGACTTCGGGCTTTCACGTAATGGCGTCGTTTACAAAATGAAGTCCGCAAAGAAAATGCCTGTCCGCTGGATGGCTCCCGAGAGCATAACAACGTACAATTTCTCTCAAAAGAGCGACGTGTACTCGTTCGGA GTACTTGTTTACGAGATATTTTCTGCTCAGGACCCATACGGAGAAGTTGCAGCTGCAGTGGCCCGGAAAAAG ATCATTGAAGGCGAAACGAACAATTTTCCTAAGGAGACGCCTAAGGAGGTGGTTGATTTTGTGAAGGAGAAAATGTGGCATAAAGAACCTGATAAGAGAGCGGACATGGAGAAA ATCGTCGATTGGCTCGAACAATATTCTGGTCTTGCTGCAAATCAAAAAGATAATGTTGATTTTAGCACTCCCAAG GACCCGAAACTGAAATCGACTAATAAGTCTATGGTAAAAACTTCTCTCTCAAACGAAAAACATCGTGCGTTTGCAAGTTTgcgaagaaagaataaaaactacGAACGACCAAAAAAGACGGAAGTTTCTCAAGACGCTGACGAAACGCGTACGAGA GCTACAGTGAC tttcaaGAATCAAAAACTAACTCAAAAACTCTTAAATATTGTATTCATAGGAgtgctgtttctttttaacACAAG